The Vibrio coralliirubri DNA window CTTACCTAAATCGTGTAACCGTTGCACCCAAGAAGCGCAAAGCTCTGGTGATACGCCTTGTGGCAAGCTGCCTGCAATGACGAAGTAATCGTGCGTTTCAGCAAGTTCTAATAGGGTTTCTTCGAACGCTTTAATCGCGTCAGCATCAACAGGAACACCTGGGAAGTTGATGTCGCTTACTTGGCTTGAGTTCTCAACCAGTTTTACGTTGATACGAGTCGCGCCGTCGACACGGATAAAGCGGTCAGTTGCGCCCATTTGTTCGAACAGTTGGCAGAACGCTTCTTCGTTATTGCGACCAAGGAAACCTGTTACGGTCACTTTCGCGCCAAGCTCTGAAAGTACTTTTGCTACGTTTACGCCTTTGCCCGCTGCGTGCAAAGAGCCTTTGTTTACTAGGCTCACTGAACCAACGTTAAGTGCGTCGATAGCGCCTGTCAGGTCTAGAGCAGGGTTAAGCGTTACGGTAACGGCTTTGATTTGTTTATCAGACATATCGACTCCTTAACCTTCGCCAAGGCCTGAAGCGATAGCTTTGCCAATCGATTCAAGTGCTTGTGCTGCGTCATCACCTTCAGCAACAAACTGAAGTTGGTGGCCGTGTTTAACGCCAAGAGCGATCACTTTCATCAAGCT harbors:
- the pfkB gene encoding 1-phosphofructokinase, with the translated sequence MSDKQIKAVTVTLNPALDLTGAIDALNVGSVSLVNKGSLHAAGKGVNVAKVLSELGAKVTVTGFLGRNNEEAFCQLFEQMGATDRFIRVDGATRINVKLVENSSQVSDINFPGVPVDADAIKAFEETLLELAETHDYFVIAGSLPQGVSPELCASWVQRLHDLGKKVLFDSSRDALKAGINAQPWLIKPNDEELSQLFNAELTTRDQCQHAGQALSEKGIENIVVSLGAEGVMWLNQGEWLHAQPPRMQVVSTVGAGDTLVAGLCWGHMQQMPKPELIKFATALSALAVSQVGVGITSQQELDSVLQNIQLQSLSAPTSQLDTSK